From the genome of Halorussus caseinilyticus, one region includes:
- a CDS encoding pyridoxamine 5'-phosphate oxidase family protein: MHVQRDGTDGGASVEEPTDLRMHPDAVAAFLEQQGWGCLTLADGGSAYSIPISFGYDGDGTVYFHVHTDDDGEKMRYLDATATATFLVADVQPPEWTSVMLRGAVTRVPDDETPEAYAAFADNAWFPMCPWVPEKDPSELAFYKLDADDVTGRTSML; encoded by the coding sequence ATGCACGTACAACGCGATGGGACGGACGGAGGCGCATCGGTCGAGGAACCAACCGACCTACGGATGCATCCCGACGCGGTCGCCGCGTTCCTCGAACAGCAAGGGTGGGGATGCCTGACGCTGGCCGACGGCGGGTCGGCCTACTCGATACCCATCTCGTTCGGGTACGACGGCGACGGGACGGTCTACTTCCACGTCCACACCGACGACGACGGGGAGAAGATGCGCTACCTCGACGCCACCGCGACGGCGACGTTCCTCGTCGCCGACGTGCAACCGCCCGAGTGGACCAGCGTCATGCTTCGCGGGGCAGTCACCCGCGTCCCGGACGACGAGACTCCCGAGGCGTACGCCGCGTTCGCCGACAACGCGTGGTTCCCGATGTGTCCGTGGGTGCCCGAGAAAGACCCCTCCGAACTCGCCT